One window of Nitrospirota bacterium genomic DNA carries:
- the lipA gene encoding lipoyl synthase, which translates to MRHPEWIKVKLTETHGTKKILRDHKVSTVCEEARCPNQGKCFSKNTATFMVLGDRCTRNCSFCAVESSSPLPLDPGEPERVADAASALGLKFVVITSVTRDDLPDGGAGQFARTIQAIRKKNPAIKIEVLTPDFRGNVEALKTVLDAQPDVFNHNVETVPRLYSTVRPQAGYLLSINVLKTAKQLCPGMKTKSGLMLGLGENESEVLSVMRDLRDAGCDFLTIGQYLRPGRNNIPVVEYIRPEMFEQYRIKGLEMGFTAVASSPLTRSSMDAHKIYYNNP; encoded by the coding sequence ATGCGCCACCCGGAATGGATAAAGGTAAAATTAACAGAGACACACGGTACAAAAAAGATACTCAGAGATCATAAGGTCTCTACCGTCTGTGAAGAAGCCCGGTGCCCCAACCAGGGAAAGTGTTTTTCTAAGAACACCGCGACCTTTATGGTCTTAGGCGACAGGTGCACGAGGAACTGCTCCTTCTGCGCTGTTGAATCCTCAAGCCCTTTGCCGCTTGACCCCGGTGAGCCTGAAAGGGTCGCGGATGCCGCGTCAGCGCTGGGCCTGAAATTCGTCGTCATCACCTCTGTGACGAGAGACGATCTGCCGGACGGCGGGGCCGGGCAGTTTGCAAGAACGATACAGGCGATACGGAAGAAAAACCCGGCAATTAAAATAGAAGTGCTGACTCCTGATTTCAGGGGAAATGTTGAGGCGTTAAAAACAGTCCTTGACGCACAGCCCGATGTATTCAATCATAATGTCGAAACAGTTCCGCGCTTGTATTCAACGGTCAGGCCTCAGGCCGGTTATCTTCTTTCGATAAACGTACTGAAAACTGCAAAGCAATTGTGTCCCGGTATGAAAACCAAATCAGGACTTATGCTCGGCCTTGGAGAGAATGAATCAGAGGTGCTGTCTGTCATGAGAGATTTGAGGGACGCAGGCTGTGACTTTCTGACAATCGGCCAATACCTGAGGCCGGGGAGAAACAATATCCCCGTTGTTGAATACATAAGACCTGAGATGTTTGAACAATACAGGATAAAGGGACTTGAAATGGGTTTTACCGCCGTCGCTTCATCGCCGCTGACGAGAAGCTCAATGGACGCGCATAAAATATATTATAATAATCCTTAG